Proteins from one Aspergillus nidulans FGSC A4 chromosome VIII genomic window:
- a CDS encoding NmrA/HSCARG family protein (transcript_id=CADANIAT00001114) — translation MSRKIVTVVGATGQQGQAVIAAFANNPQYQIRGLTRNPSSAAAQALSGRGIDVVRADINDIDAITAAFKGSRIIFAVTDFWALYQQQGYEKAKELERQQGINMVKAAAAVPTLEHYIWSTLGKTKEEYPVYHFEGKFEVEQTIRADYPDLHAKTTFLLVCFYANNLQIASLRPYWIETAGKYVQFTTYDPETVIPFIGDVMNLTPFIEAIVKSPAEKVRNGAMVIASIAQWTARKWVEEWARARGKMVQLVRIPRDDYDALWPWPRWAEEFALMMDYFQFVPVQEWVEPGVRVLTAEDLGVRPVQTMEEWARAYELPDPSLSTI, via the coding sequence ATGTCTCGCAAGATCGTTACCGTCGTCGGCGCCACTGGCCAGCAAGGGCAGGCTGTCATTGCTGCGTTCGCCAATAATCCACAGTACCAGATCCGCGGCCTCACGCGAAACCCTTCCAGTGCTGCCGCACAAGCCCTCTCTGGCAGAGGGATCGATGTAGTCAGAGCCGACATAAACGATATCGATGCCATAACAGCCGCCTTCAAAGGCTCACGCATCATCTTTGCAGTCACAGATTTTTGGGCGCTCTACCAGCAACAAGGATACGAAAAAGCCAAGGAGCTTGAACGACAGCAGGGTAtcaacatggtcaaagcTGCAGCGGCGGTCCCGACGCTGGAACACTACATCTGGAGTACCTTGGGCAAAACAAAAGAGGAATACCCGGTGTACCACTTCGAGGGCAAGTTCGAAGTGGAGCAGACAATCCGCGCGGACTATCCGGACCTACATGCAAAGACCACATTCTTACTCGTCTGTTTCTATGCAAATAACCTCCAGATTGCCTCACTCAGGCCCTACTGGATTGAGACCGCGGGGAAATATGTACAGTTCACCACCTATGATCCGGAGACAGTTATACCTTTTATTGGAGACGTGATGAATCTGACACCTTTTATCGAGGCTATCGTCAAAAGCCCGGCGGAGAAGGTCAGGAACGGCGCAATGGTGATTGCCAGCATTGCACAATGGACGGCAAGGAAGTGGGTTGAGGAGTGGGCGAGAGCGAGGGGGAAAATGGTACAGCTTGTCCGCATCCCTCGTGATGACTACGATGCGCTGtggccgtggccaagatGGGCCGAGGAGTTTGCACTCATGATGGATTACTTTCAGTTTGTGCCTGTACAGGAATGGGTCGAGCCCGGCGTGAGAGTTTTGACTGCAGAGGATCTGGGAGTCAGGCCCGTGCAGACGATGGAGGAGTGGGCTAGGGCTTATGAGCTTCCCGATCCTAGTTTGTCTACTATCTGA
- a CDS encoding uncharacterized protein (transcript_id=CADANIAT00001119), with amino-acid sequence MEIVTDVQEKPSLAEAEDAKKRVITEVSHYEALSEEEKALDRRVNLKLDFILLMILAIGFIRQLLGIDKTNVGFVATSTFIEDANLHPNDISNSLSLFSATYVPLQPISAMIGRYIGPKWWVCTLMIVWGSICIAHVGVNSTSTFLALRLLLGVGESGFTPTAYYYMSLFYPKFSLGFRMGLFSGMYSVAGAFAGLLAYGLLHLETSVQHGWQTVFLFEGALTVFVAILGFIVLPVSPGKAWFLTPKERAHAIKRMERDYAQAEEAAEGESKITVRDVLDVLKDWKKLLIVVFNILSVLPVTAFTTFLPLIVEGMGYAGVKATLMAVPPFIVGTAGLIAIVYSSDHLKERSLHTVFGMCLGLIGCVVMATSYNEKLRYGFAHVCLAGVFAGGPLVAVWLASNTPNKACRSVILGINGWSNLAGVIAGQLFKSKYAPGYKYPLVVTMVLIAVGVGGFLAMRGVYMWENRRRRAIVQTWEGEDFVEEQNRTDRRGDRKVTWVYAY; translated from the exons ATGGAAATTGTCACCGACGTGCAGGAGAAGCCTTCACTGGCCGAGGCTGAGGatgcgaagaagagggttaTCACCGAGGTATCCCATTATGAGGCTCTttcagaggaagaaaaggcgcTGGATAGACGGGTCAATCTCAAGCTAGACTTCATCTTGCTAATGATTCTGGCTATTGGGTTCATC AGGCAGCTGCTCGGAATTGATAAGACCAACGTCGGTTTCGTCGCGACGAGTACATTCATCGAGGACGCCAACCTGCATCCAAATGACATTTCCAACTCTCTGTCCTTG TTCTCTGCAACGTACGTCCCCCTCCAACCCATCTCCGCCATGATCGGTCGCTACATCGGACCCAAATGGTGGGTGTGCACGCTAATGATCGTTTGGGGGAGTATCTGCATTGCCCATGTTGGCGTAAACAGCACGTCGACTTTTCTTGCTCTCcggcttcttcttggtgttGGAGAATCGGGCTTTACGCCGACAGCGTACTACTACATGTCCCTCTTCTATCCTAAATTCTCGCTCGGCTTCCGCATGGGCCTGTTCTCGGGAATGTACTCTGTTGCTGGAGCATTTGCGGGGCTTCTTGCGTATGGACTGCTGCACCTTGAGACATCAGTACAGCATGGCTGGCAGACGGTCTTCTTGTTTGAGGGAGCTCTGACGGTCTTCGTCGCCATTCTTGGGTTTATCGTCCTCCCAGTAAGCCCTGGCAAAGCTTGGTTCCTTACTCCCAAGGAACGTGCTCATGCCATAAAGCGGATGGAACGCGATTATGCGCaagccgaagaagccgcCGAAGGTGAGTCTAAGATCACAGTTCGCGACGTCCTAGACGTCCTGaaagactggaagaagctCTTGATTGTCGTTTTTAACATCCTGTCCGTCCTG CCCGTAACCGCCTTCACAACCTTCCTCCCCCTAATTGTGGAAGGTATGGGTTATGCCGGTGTAAAAGCAACACTAATGGCCGTTCCCCCGTTTATTGTCGGCACAGCCGGCCTTATAGCCATTGTTTACTCCTCTGACCACCTCAAAGAACGCTCCTTGCACACCGTCTTCGGCATGTGCCTCGGACTGATCGGCTGCGTCGTCATGGCCACCAGCTACAACGAGAAACTCCGCTACGGCTTTGCGCACGTCTGTCTTGCCGGTGTGTTTGCGGGCGGTCCTTTAGTTGCCGTTTGGCTCGCAAGTAATACGCCTAATAAAGCATGCCGCTCTGTGATCCTTGGTATCAATGGCTGGAGTAATCTGGCTGGTGTTATTGCGGGACAACTGTTCAAGAGTAAATATGCGCCTGGCTATAAGTATCCCCTTGTTGTTACGATGGTGCTTATTGCAGTCGGGGTGGGTGGGTTTCTTGCAATGAGGGGCGTCTATATGTGGGAGAAtcggaggagaagagcaatcGTGCAGACTTGGGAGGGTGAGGACTTTGTTGAGGAGCAGAATAGAACGGATCGGAGAGGAGATCGGAAGGTCACCTGGGTGTATGCTTATTAG
- a CDS encoding uncharacterized protein (transcript_id=CADANIAT00001121) encodes MTSQFNDIAYHSVPPQALVTTDAGTTGSSQTPSDGCSLIDVASDSESRDLALFPRDLFLSL; translated from the exons ATGACAAGTCAGTTCAATGACATTGCCTACCACTCAGTGCCACCACAGGCCTTAGTGACTACAGACGCAGGAACCACTGGTAGCAGTCAAACACCATCAGACGGCTGCA GTCTGATTGACGTGGCCTCGGACTCTGAGTCCCGGGACCTGGCTCTTTTCCCAAGAGACCTCTTTCTTTCGCTGTAA
- a CDS encoding C2H2 finger domain transcription factor (transcript_id=CADANIAT00001118) codes for MNGPPYRCTFCGRCFSRQDVLNRHLRVHSDPASSDAAEASGHTETRAQGTQQTLIGPTDWPLASDHDASSVQFPDSRYLPLCESPMGDTRPIPADLAPGLLWPDSEGLLENIMSVDPSVWQQPLALAPSTLGLEDAPEEFAGNRNHQSSCGNTIADDGRHAVQSLSSLLSDTVSTVTAPASLTGLTSRFLDGSLHMFFEKIIPMFPIFHRPTFVFRDCAPPLLLNAIALGALFLGSADAVAKAEVLWRLSHTAVATSWHTMITWRRTSDSCAGVELVQTVLLSQIYAAMSKNRTFRTTSQVFHGLGIHWASHCGMYDAANMVTLPMPTDSQSVKCKAWYRWIAQETMLRTLLGLYIVDGVVSQFSGNPTFARHTANPLALPSCDAVFNASSADDWIHLMQKYPATPIRFCDIYNDLFQETQASSSRPLLYDVSLFHHKVVLEGIRCLVTEMNGTNPPPVGVPSRQDLMSALRELRQHILNSKRLTPTDRLTALLQWHSICLDTVVSTARGTRRMCHLFGIGQSIFGGSQREEGQINPTRWAQSAAGRATLLHAINIQTIAAQLPLGMAYDINIPGAVFAAATTYSSFTLAGVSKIVYPAAIDWDTVLTTFPLDVRRPTGSESTMQCTLNFVTGYLDPTEMPRDKYVVRDLSYDLTAMRTLLRGLSLQWGVAVEMEGVVSAYIERCEL; via the exons ATGAACGGACCC CCGTACCGCTGCACTTTCTGCGGAAGGTGCTTTTCCCGTCAGGACGTATTGAACCGCCATCTCAGGGTTCACTCAGATCCAGCTAGTTCAGACGCTGCAGAAGCAAGCGGTCATACCGAGACCAGAGCTCAGGGGACACAACAGACCTTGATTGGACCGACGGACTGGCCTTTAGCGTCGGATCATGATGCATCTTCGGTGCAGTTTCCGGACAGTCGCTATCTGCCGTTGTGTGAGAGCCCAATGGGTGATACTCGGCCAATACCCGCCGACCTCGCCCCCGGGTTGCTGTGGCCTGACTCGGAAGGATTGCTCGAAAACATCATGTCCGTCGATCCTTCCGTCTGGCAGCAACCACTTGCCTTGGCGCCATCGACGTTGGGCCTCGAGGATGCACCGGAGGAGTTTGCGGGAAATAGGAACCATCAGTCGTCCTGTGGCAATACAATTGCCGACGACGGGAGGCATGCAGTGCAGTCACTCAGCAGTCTGCTCAGTGATACA GTCTCGACCGTCACCGCGCCCGCAAGTCTGACCGGTTTGACATCGCGCTTCTTGGATGGCAGCCTGCATATGTTCTTCGAGAAGATTATCCCCATGTTCCCTATCTTCCATCGTCCAACCTTCGTTTTCCGAGACTGTGCTCCCCCGCTTCTCCTAAATGCCATTGCACTCGGAGCTCTATTCCTCGGTAGCGCGGATGCCGTCGCCAAG GCTGAAGTACTTTGGCGCTTGTCACATACTGCTGTAGCAACTTCATGGCATACTATGATTACTTGGCGACGCACGTCAGACTCCTGCGCAGGCGTCGAGCTAGTGCAGACAGTTTTGCTCAGCCAGATTTACGCCGCTATGTCCAAA AACAGGACCTTCCGCACCACAAGCCAGGTCTTTCATGGCTTGGGTATACATTGGGCTAGTCATTGTGGAATGTACGACGCGGCAAACATGGTGACTTTGCCAATGCCAACCGACAGTCAAAGTGTAAAATGTAAAGCATGGTATCGATGGATCGCACAAGAGACGATGCTACGAACGCTTCTTGGACTCTATATCGTAGACGGAGTGGTCTCACAGTTTAGCGGCAATCCAACCTTTGCTCGACACACGGCAAACCCTCTTGCGCTGCCAAGTTGTGATGCAGTATTCAATGCCTCATCGGCTGACGACTGGATCCATCTGATGCAGAAATATCCCGCTACACCAATCAGGTTCTGTGATATCTACAACGACCTTTTTCAAGAAACCCAAGCTAGCTCGAGCAGACCTTTGCTCTACGATGTCTCCCTGTTTCACCATAAGGTCGTCCTTGAGGGCATCAGATGTTTGGTCACTGAAATGAACGGGACAAATCCCCCTCCCGTCGGTGTGCCGTCGAGGCAAGATCTGATGTCTGCCCTGCGAGAGCTGCGCCAACATATCCTTAACAGTAAACGCCTCACGCCCACTGATCGGCTCACTGCGCTGCTTCAGTGGCACTCCATTTGCCTTGATACAGTAGTCAGCACCGCACGTGGAACTAGACGGATGTGCCATTTGTTCGGTATAGGGCAGAGTATATTTGGCGGCAGCCAACGCGAGGAGGGCCAGATCAACCCAACTCGTTGGGCGCAGAGCGCCGCTGGGCGAGCGACATTGCTGCACGCGATCAACATACAGACCATTGCGGCCCAGTTACCCCTTGGTATGGCATATGATATCAACATCCCAGGTGCCGTTTTCGCAGCTGCGACGACATACTCGTCGTTCACCCTCGCAGGGGTGTCGAAGATTGTTTATCCAGCCGCGATAGACTGGGACACGGTTCTAACGACGTTTCCGCTGGACGTGAGGAGACCGACAGGCAGTGAGAGCACCATGCAGTGTACGCTAAACTTTGTTACTGGGTATTTGGATCCGACAGAGATGCCGAGGGATAAATACGTGGTTCGGGACTTATCATACGATCTGACTGCCATGCGGACCCTACTTCGAGGCTTATCCTTGCAGTGGGGAGTCGCGGTCGAGATGGAGGGGGTTGTTAGTGCGTACATCGAGCGGTGCGAGCTGTAG
- a CDS encoding uncharacterized protein (transcript_id=CADANIAT00001113), whose translation MSTTNVRPSTASHFLHNSESSLENTTKLLIEEEPPSNTEWAILCDHFTSTCELEINSGFNEDLNDKHMPVQWPLERLVLSAKIQYLSRQSDIQLTNMSQLGKEWMAKKNNASCLTENSPREPKAKPITSGGSHLLSKEPSTLSGLYANFPPNPTNRHFRGHVLLCESDLWKEWALFGSNLIIYQASIAFLYAICTSIRRDAGGHLEELVDWTELKNSYSPFQCSVR comes from the exons ATGTCGACAACAAATGTGCGACCGAGCACTGCGAGCCACTTCTTGCACAACTCAGAATCATCCCTAGAAAATACCACAAAGCTCTTAATCGAAGAAGAGCCACCGTCTAACACAGAATGGGCCATTCTCTGTGACCACTTCACCAGCACCTGCGAGCTGGAGATCAACAGCGGCTTCAACGAAGACCTCAATGACAAACATATGCCTGTGCAATGGCCGCTCGAGCGGTTGGTGTTGTCCG CCAAGATCCAGTATTTGAGCCGTCAATCCGATATCCAGCTAACCAATATGAGCCAGCTAGGCAAGGAGTGGATGGCAAAGAAGAATAACGCCTCCTGTCTGACAGAGAATTCCCCGCGCGAGCCAAAAGCCAAACCCATTACAAGTGGGGGGAGCCATCTAC TCTCCAAGGAACCATCAACCCTATCCGGTCTTTACGCCAACTTCCCGCCAAACCCGACCAACCGCCATTTCCGCGGCCATGTTCTGCTCTGTGAGTCAGATCTGTGGAAGGAGTGG GCTCTCTTCGGAAGCAATCTCATCATTTATCAAGCCTCCATAGCGTTCCTTTACGCCATATGTACAAGTATCAGGAGGGACGCCGGTGGCCACCTCGAAGAACTCGTAGATTGGACAGAACTCAAAAACTCATATTCGCCTTTCCAA TGTTCAGTGAGATAG
- a CDS encoding uncharacterized protein (transcript_id=CADANIAT00001120) produces MSEPTRKCMATELGFHRNELVQFQTIFTVGNGIALLPFMYLFPWVPMHYLVPALDLL; encoded by the exons ATGTCAGAACCAACCCGAAAATG CATGGCTACAGAGCTAGGCTTCCACCGAAACGAACTCGTCCAATTTCAAACAATCTTCACAGTAGGGAACGGCATCGCCTTACTACCATTCATGTATCTTTTCCCCTGGGTGCCAATGCACTACCTCGTTCCGGCATTAGACCTCCTCTGA
- a CDS encoding uncharacterized protein (transcript_id=CADANIAT00001115): MSFTEEIRTAAARRNEIRNILRANYVGPERAMQASLNEFRHWTPHDVASLFRDFPPLPERRLYPVGPEARYPPPGRRRWAELAAKIATLAVVDTIAVAASPLALATMDAEKRKKTASELLDLNVNMVSSSLFVAPPLSLMEQAGRVGQALCVNRWGQFRMLNSGYAAISHVWAETMGLEYNDEKVDQDERGLLKTHFNKIMGKALQCGYEWVWLDLLAIPKKSDPSTSDARLTEIKTLIINSLDAVYRNADAVIVLDSLTLHLPSADPLVTAGVLVCGMWLTRIWTYQEIKLARKALIVTATHVVEFQDILSTLESQAGQDGDRFYELHRTFARLQSVYGPGINLADIALSCTNRHTKNEVDYARGFYALLGLKWQASWTYQDGIKHIYNSRPQEAAMIASMHGPRGLPNPFTWAPKYLAQLQGKSWKPYYFKCESFGLVGKWYSASVLKLVRACLYEQPGRDDKLAFELLIGNSTGDTEPVVVVTWSKDYTTDLSKWTELISDCKSRLLCADEIVVGESFPTVLLGVCEGDIEPDYGLGAGAMGYVLASGVLVSGNMHSVPKTWLLKTTSLETSSVMLSAGAVVLTDWGIPIVLNHLIEIRYPLPFEKPKLENFKFLPQELETGPTHLANSYQSPKSPSHRFSPIELPRQRMANTSQYLSFLEAGAVGGVGDHFTQLQPPILQKAPSRIQETEADNGIGDEKYPDGGLSAWLVVLGSWCAMVPSMGLLNTFGVLHAWTSKHQLLEYSESKIGWVFGTYAFFLYFGAAQIEYYQILLSFSILGGLSSCCLFTPAISAIGHWFDVRRGLATGIACTAGGLGGVFFSLIVLYVGPVLGFPWAMRIIGIISAVLCGLACLLLRTRLPPNIKAGMAVDFRALRDKGYGLTTLAIWLVEFAAFIPYAYIVSYGLYARIPTDIAYLLCVFLNVGAIPGRALPGIVADKLGRFNVMSLTAIACGICTLALWYCSGTNEGAIVAYAVLYGFWSGAAISLTPVCISQVCKMEDYGKRNGTTFTLVSIGTLTGIPMAGAIQESQNGGFKGLIIFAGVLYLSAAAVFVLARGVVGGWGMKVRF; the protein is encoded by the exons ATGTCCTTTACAGAAGAAATTCgaactgcagctgcaaggCGCAATGAAATCCGCAACATCCTTCGAGCAAACTACGTTGGCCCTGAGCGGGCAATGCAAGCATCCCTGAACGAATTCCGCCACTGGACACCACATGATGTTGCCTCGCTTTTTAGGGATTTTCCACCCCTTCCTGAACGGCGGCTATATCCCGTAGGCCCTGAAGCTCGGTACCCGCCACCAGGAAGACGACGGTGGGcggagcttgcagccaaAATCGCTACACTGGCCGTTGTTGATACGATCGCCGTTGCAGCTTCGCCGTTAGCGCTGGCGACGATGGATGCGGAAaagcggaagaagacagcCTCAGAGCTGCTTGACTTGAATGTGAATATGGTCTCATCGTCGCTGTTTGTGGCGCCGCCGTTGAGCCTGATGGAGCAGGCAGGTCGCGTGGGCCAGGCTCTATGTGTGAATAGATGGGGCCAGTTTCGCATGCTGAATTCTGGGTACGCTGCTATCTCGCATGTATGGGCTGAGACGATGGGTCTTGAGTATAACGATGAGAAAGTCGACCAGGACGAACGCGGGCTGCTCAAGACGCACTTTAACAAGATTATGGGGAAAGCCCTTCAGTGTGGATACGAATGGGTCTGGCTTGACCTTTTGGCTATCCCGAAGAAGTCGGACCCTTCCACTAGCGATGCTCGTCTTACAGAGATCAAGACTCTCATTATCAACAGTCTGGACGCAGTATACAGGAATGCGGACGCAGTTATTGTGCTAGACTCCTTGACCCTGCACCTCCCATCGGCTGACCCGTTGGTGACCGCGGGAGTACTCGTCTGCGGAATGTGGCTAACTAGAATCTGGACCTATCAGGAAATAAAATTAGCCCGGAAAGCACTGATTGTTACCGCGACACATGTCGTTGAATTCCAGGATATACTTAGCACTCTAGAGTCCCAAGCCGGGCAGGACGGCGATCGTTTCTACGAACTCCACCGGACCTTTGCGCGTTTGCAATCTGTGTACGGGCCCGGAATCAATCTTGCTGATATAGCGTTGTCATGTACCAATCGCCACACGAAGAACGAAGTCGATTATGCCCGTGGCTTCTACGCTCTGCTTGGCTTGAAGTGGCAGGCCAGTTGGACTTACCAAGACGGAATCAAGCATATCTACAACTCCCGGCCGCAAGAAGCAGCCATGATTGCCTCTATGCATGGCCCACGTGGCTTGCCCAATCCTTTCACCTGGGCACCAAAGTACCTTGCCCAGCTCCAGGGTAAAAGCTGGAAGCCCTACTATTTTAAATGCGAATCGTTTGGCTTGGTGGGAAAGTGGTATTCTGCTTCCGTTCTGAAGTTGGTGCGTGCTTGTTTATACGAGCAACCAGGTAGAGATGATAAATTAGCATTCGAGCTCCTCATCGGTAACAGCACGGGAGACACTGAGCCTGTCGTGGTCGTTACTTGGAGCAAGGACTACACTACCGATTTGTCTAAGTGGACAGAGTTGATATCTGATTGCAAGTCGAGACTGCTGTGTGCGGACGAGATCGTGGTAGGCGAAAGCTTTCCGACAGTGCTTCTTGGGGTCTGCGAAGGTGATATCGAGCCTGATTACGGCCTGGGGGCTGGTGCTATGGGATATGTTCTTGCAAGCGGGGTTCTCGTATCAGGAAATATGCATTCTGTCCCTAAGACATGGCTGCTAAA AACAACCTCTCTGGAAACTAGCTCTGTGATGCTTTCGGCCGGGGCTG TCGTATTGACCGATTGGGGTATACCCATCGTGCTAAACCACCTGATTGAAATCCGATATCCGCTTCCGTTCGAGAAGCCCAAATTGGAGAATTTCAAGTTTCTACCACAAGAATTGGAGACCGGACCCACCCACTTAGCAAATTCTTATCAAAGCCCCAAATCCCCTTCACACCGTTTTTCACCAATTGAACTACCACGGCAGCGAATGGCAAATACAAGCCAAtatctctctttcttggaGGCAGGAGCAGTAGGAGGAGTTGGTGACCATTTCACGCAGCTTCAACCCCCTATCCTCCAAAAAGCCCCCTCCAGGATCCAGGAGACAGAGGCGGACaatggaattggagatgAAAAATACCCCGACGGCGGTCTGTCAGCCTGGCTCGTCGTTCTGGGCTCCTGGTGTGCAATGGTCCCTTCAATGGGCCTCCTGAATACATTCGGTGTCCTCCACGCCTGGACATCAAAACACCAACTCCTGGAATACTCAGAAAGCAAGATTGGTTGGGTGTTTGGGACGTATGCGTTCTTTTTGTACTTTGGAGCGGCGCAGATTG AATACTACCAAattctcctctccttcagcatCCTCGGCGGGCTCTCTTCATGTTGCCTCTTCACTCCCGCAATCAGCGCAATCGGGCACTGGTTTGATGTTCGGCGTGGTCTTGCTACGGGAATCGCCTGTACAGCAGGTGGACTGGGGGgtgtcttcttcagcctgATCGTCTTATACGTGGGGCCCGTTCTCGGCTTTCCGTGGGCGATGCGGATTATCGGGATCATCTCGGCTGTTCTGTGTGGTTTGGCATGTCTTCTCCTCAGGACTCGACTGCCTCCGAATATCAAGGCCGGCATGGCTGTTGACTTCAGAGCGCTTCGTGATAAAGGCTATGGACTAACAACCCTGGCGATATGGTTGGTAGAATTCGCTGCGTTTATTCCCTACGCGTATATTGTGTCCTATGGGCTTTATGCAAGAATTCCCACTGATATCGCGTACCTGCTCTGCGTGTTCTTGAATGTTGGCGCGATACCTGGACGCGCTTTACCGGGTATTGTGGCAGATAAACTGGGCCGATTCAACGTCATGTCACTCACAGCAATCGCTTGCGGGATCTGTACACTGGCATTATGGTATTGCTCTGGCACGAACGAAGGCGCTATAGTTGCTTATGCAGTACTATACGGTTTCTGGAGTGGTGCTGCAATCAGTCTTACTCCTGTGTGTATCTCCCAGGTGTGCAAGATGGAAGATTACGGGAAAAGGAATGGGACGACGTTTACGCTCGTCAGTATTGGCACTTTGACGGGGATCCCGATGGCTGGAGCGATCCAGGAGAGTCAGAATGGAGGATTCAAGGGTCTTATTATTTTTGCTGGTGTCCTTTATCTATCAGCGGCAGCGGTGTTTGTGCTTGCAAGGGGGGTGGTTGGAGGGTGGGGGATGAAGGTGAGGTTTTGA
- a CDS encoding uncharacterized protein (transcript_id=CADANIAT00001116) has translation MWDYKSRRILILLDNIYNFDKTGFAMGLCEYQKPIYELKSAYNQVEGMADNQDPGHSLSQQSETVFEQQD, from the exons ATGtgggactacaaatcgcgccgaatctt GATCCTACTGGAcaatatctacaactttgataagactggctttgcaatgggcctttgtgaATATCAGAAA cctatctaCGAGCTTAAATCAGCATAt aaccaggttgagggcatggccgataaccaagatccaggccatagcctgtcacaacaatcagaaacagttttcgagcagcaggactag
- a CDS encoding uncharacterized protein (transcript_id=CADANIAT00001117) has protein sequence MEGVVTMTEARTQSNVSVSDFSLVTDNNPEKIYAQFAELRSRCPVARTADNGGFYLLTRYEDIKNAASNTEIFISSVKAVIPSDPRGIRRPPLNTDPPAHTPYRTALDRTLRPKRLRRLEPVLREHAEREFAKLVAKGGGDICGDFAAIFAAWVETTWLNLEDGTAPMLANTAAAWVNAWRRQDAKETSEQSEKLYLIARELFADRRVSPRDPEQDPASSLLQERDTNGQPLKDELLIGALRQSLVVGMVAPPLLFGNICNHLSRDKELQNRLRSNPSLIPAAIEEFVRLYVPYRGFCRTPSRDVELCGRTIPAKSPITMTYAAANRDPSIFSQPDEFILHRPNITSHLGFGRGRHRCAGMPLARMALQIGLVVILQQSSDFEVNGPLQYAGMPEMGISSCPLRITPRDSVEPLR, from the exons ATGGAGGGGGTTGTTA CAATGACTGAAGCCAGAACCCAATCCAATGTATCGGTCAGCGATTTTAGCCTGGTGACAGACAATAATCCCGAGAAAATATACGCCCAATTCGCGGAATTACGGTCCAGATGTCCTGTCGCACGTACGGCCGACAATGGAGGCTTTTATCTTCTAACGAGGTACGAAGACATAAAAAACGCGGCTTCCAATACAGAAATCTTCATATCATCCGTCAAGGCTGTGATTCCCAGTGATCCTCGAGGCATCCGGAGACCGCCACTTAATACCGATCCCCCTGCTCATACGCCGTACCGGACCGCGCTCGACCGCACATTACGGCCGAAGCGCCTCAGACGCCTTGAGCCCGTTCTGAGAGAGCATGCCGAGCGCGAGTTTGCGAAGTTGGTTGCTAAGGGAGGTGGCGATATATGCGGTGACTTTGCGGCCATCTTCGCCGCGTGGGTGGAGACAACATGGTTGAACCTGGAGGATGGAACGGCACCAATGCTTGCGAATACAGCAGCGGCTTGGGTAAACGCGTGGCGTAGGCAAGACGCAAAAGAGACATCAGAGCAGTCAGAAAAGTTGTATCTTATTGCTCGGGAGTTGTTTGCTGACAGAAGAGTATCCCCTCGAGACCCCGAGCAAGATCCAGCATCGTCACTCCTCCAGGAGAGAGATACCAACGGTCAGCCgctgaaggatgagctctTGAT CGGCGCCCTCCGCCAATCCCTCGTTGTGGGCATGGTTGCACCTCCTCTACTGTTCGGTAACATATGCAACCACCTCTCGAGAGATAAAGAACTCCAGAACAGGCTGCGCTCCAATCCCTCCCTTATCCCAGCCGCTATCGAAGAATTTGTGCGTCTGTACGTGCCCTATCGCGGCTTCTGCCGGACTCCTTCCCGAGACGTTGAACTCTGCGGGCGAACAATCCCCGCGAAGTCGCCCATCACCATGACCTATGCTGCGGCCAATCGAGACCCAAGCATATTCTCTCAGCCTGATGAGTTCATCCTGCACCGGCCTAATATCACCTCTCATCTGGGATTCGGCCGCGGGAGGCACCGCTGCGCGGGGATGCCGTTAGCAAGGAT GGCACTGCAAATCGGTCTTGTCGTTATCCTTCAGCAGTCATCTGATTTTGAGGTGAATGGCCCACTGCAGTATGCAGGGATGCCGGAGATGGGGATCTCAAGTTGTCCGCTTCGAATCACACCCAGGGACAGTGTAGAGCCCTTGCGGTAA